One segment of Rosa chinensis cultivar Old Blush chromosome 6, RchiOBHm-V2, whole genome shotgun sequence DNA contains the following:
- the LOC112174767 gene encoding prolyl-tRNA synthetase associated domain-containing protein 1 isoform X1, whose protein sequence is MGLSKEHLLARLKELQIDFSQYDHPVVLTVEAQAKYVGHLGGGLSKNLFLKDKKSRFYIVSALADTKVDLKVLSVRLGLGKGGLRMAPEESLGEILQVPLGCVTPLSLVNESACNVSLLLDQKFKSQEFCFFHPLSNDMSISLTTNGLDKFLKSIKRDPSYVDLEANPSVGKDQPPDLASLVPSSSVVLADPPETAASSKDCTENTVSVGNKSTKSTVSTSKPSINAKKAQDKPANITDVGKMVDDLLDSTSLLVLKEITEENIKEHGEELGELLSKKIKNQLAAELHNTIMIFKNTAYTEGFHAGMHCHPKRS, encoded by the exons ATGGGTCTTTCCAAGGAACACTTGCTCGCCCGCTTAAAG GAGCTTCAGATTGATTTTTCCCAGTATGATCATCCTGTTGTTTTAACAGTTGAGGCTCAG GCAAAATATGTTGGACATCTGGGAGGTGGACTCAGTAAAAATTTGTTCTTGAAG GATAAGAAGAGTAGGTTCTATATTGTTTCCGCTTTGGCAGATACTAAAGTAGATCTGAAAG TTCTATCCGTAAGGCTTGGTTTGGGAAAAGGTGGCTTGAGAATGGCTCCTGAAGAATCACTGGGAGAAATACTTCAG GTCCCATTGGGTTGTGTTACTCCTTTATCACTGGTGAACGAATCTGCATG CAATGTCTCTCTGCTGTTGGATCAAAAATTTAAAAGTCAGGAGTTTTGCTTCTTCCACCCATTATCGAATGACATGTCAATCT CACTAACCACCAATGGTCTCGACAAGTTTCTTAAGTCAATTAAGAGAGACCCCTCATATGTTGACTTGGAG GCTAACCCATCGGTTGGGAAGGACCAACCTCCTGATCTTGCATCTCTTGTTCCATCTAGTTCCGTAGTATTGGCAGATCCCCCGGAAACAGCAGCTTCCTCAAAAGATTGCACAGAAAATACAGTTTCTGTGGGTAACAAGTCCACAAAAAGTACAG TGAGCACTTCTAAGCCATCCATTAATGCTAAAAAAGCCCAGGATAAACCAGCCAACATAACAGATGTTGGAAAAATGGTTGATGACTTACTGGATTCAACATCTTTGCTAGTGCTGAAAGAG ATTACGGAGGAGAATATTAAGGAACATGGAGAAGAGCTTGGAGAATTGTTatcaaagaaaattaaaaatcaattagCTGCAGAATTGCACAACACAATT ATGATATTCAAAAACACTGCATACACAGAAGGATTCCACGCTGGGATGCACTGTCATCCAAAGCGTTCTTAG
- the LOC112168825 gene encoding peroxidase 27, whose product MKTNNINLILLVCIVVCINLGGCLGGSLRKGFYKQTCPLAEQIVKNATWNHVSANPNLPAKLLRMHFHDCFVRGCEASVLLSSSANNTAERDSFPNSSLEGFDVIDDIKEQLEKACPGVVSCADILALATRDSMSFQFKKSLWDVLTGRRDGTVSIANEVLRNLPAPFFNFTQLKQSFANRGLTVQDLVVLSGGHSIGVGHCNLFSNRLYNFTGKGDQDPSLDSTYAALLKTQCQGPRDTTTAVELDPGSFQKFDNHYYTNLKQNKGLFQSDAALLTNKVSSNAVQKLLKANDFFTEFGQSMKRMGAIGVLTGTSGQIRKQCGVVNSN is encoded by the exons ATGAAAACCAATAACATCAATTTGATCTTATTGGTCTGTATAGTTGTTTGCATTAATCTAGGGGGTTGCTTAGGTGGTAGCCTGAGGAAAGGTTTCTACAAACAAACATGTCCTCTAGCAGAGCAGATTGTCAAGAACGCCACGTGGAACCACGTCTCCGCCAATCCCAACTTGCCAGCAAAGTTGCTGAGGATGCATTTCCATGACTGTTTTGTAAGG GGATGCGAGGCCTCGGTTTTGTTGAGCTCTTCAGCAAATAACACTGCAGAGAGGGATTCGTTCCCAAACTCTTCTTTGGAGGGTTTTGATGTTATTGATGATATAAAAGAACAGTTAGAGAAGGCATGCCCAGGAGTTGTATCTTGTGCTGATATTCTTGCGTTGGCGACTAGGGATTCTATGTCATTCCAA TTCAAGAAATCACTATGGGATGTTCTTACCGGTAGACGAGATGGCACTGTTTCAATAGCAAATGAGGTCTTACGTAACCTTCCAGCTCCTTTCTTCAACTTCACTCAACTCAAACAAAGTTTTGCAAATAGAGGTCTCACTGTGCAAGATCTTGTGGTACTGTCAG GTGGACACAGCATTGGCGTTGGGCATTGCAATTTATTCAGCAACCGGCTCTACAACTTCACCGGAAAAGGAGATCAAGACCCGTCTTTGGACTCCACATATGCTGCCTTGTTGAAGACCCAATGCCAAGGCCCTCGTGACACAACCACTGCTGTAGAACTAGACCCTGGAAGCTTTCAAAAGTTTGACAATCACTACTACACAAACCTTAAGCAGAATAAGGGTCTCTTCCAATCCGACGCTGCTCTTCTAACAAACAAAGTCTCAAGCAATGCTGTTCAGAAATTGCTCAAGGCAAATGATTTCTTCACGGAGTTCGGTCAGTCTATGAAGAGGATGGGAGCAATTGGGGTCCTTACGGGCACATCTGGGCAGATTAGGAAGCAGTGTGGGGTTGTAAATTCAAACTAA
- the LOC112172657 gene encoding ethylene-responsive transcription factor ERF014: MVKTEQRIQLASETSLKPLVPSSKTTSRDKKKKYKGVRMRSWGSWVSEIRAPNQKTRIWLGSYSTAEAAARAYDAALLCLKGSSANLNFPISASSQFVPHENTIMSPKSIQRVAAAAANSFNHENATTITASSPPSPPPNDLSSSSSSLVSSPSMSSSSPSINLVDDDMSSLMGSFGSYTPTTYDHNPQADYDVPICTMESWNNFDDLFTGALLDPPMNYDFYEESDIRLWSFC, from the coding sequence ATGGTGAAGACAGAGCAGAGGATTCAGCTGGCTTCTGAGACCTCATTGAAACCATTAGTGCCTTCGTCGAAAACAACATCGAgggacaagaagaagaagtacaAGGGTGTGAGGATGAGGAGCTGGGGCTCATGGGTTTCGGAGATTAGAGCCCCAAACCAGAAGACAAGAATATGGCTAGGCTCATACTCAACAGCGGAAGCAGCAGCCAGAGCCTATGATGCCGCTCTCCTGTGCCTCAAAGGCTCCTCAGCCAATCTCAACTTCCCAATCAGTGCCTCATCACAGTTTGTTCCTCATGAAAATACCATCATGTCCCCTAAGTCCATTCAGAGAGTAGCTGCAGCTGCTGCTAATAGCTTCAATCATGAAAATGCCACCACCATCACAGCCTCATCTCCACCATCACCGCCTCCTAATGatctctcttcttcatcttcatcactgGTATCATCCCCATCAATGTCATCATCCTCACCGTCGATTAATCTCGTCGACGATGACATGTCCTCGCTGATGGGCTCATTTGGGTCCTATACTCCTACTACTTATGATCATAATCCACAGGCGGACTATGATGTACCAATCTGCACCATGGAATCATGGAACAACTTTGATGATTTATTCACTGGTGCCTTGTTGGATCCACCTATGAATTATGACTTCTATGAAGAAAGCGATATTCGCTTGTGGAGCTTCTGCTGA
- the LOC112173713 gene encoding aminoacylase-1, whose product MSNPPNSFTFFFTLTLLLIANRAHPPEQPEPDTPVTRFQNYLRISTAHPSPDYYAAVSYLKAQAESIGLHSRTLHFAPDKPLLLLTWPGSDPTLPSLLLNSHLDSVPAEPSKWAHPPFSAHRTPEGHIFARGAQDDKCIAIQYLEAIRNLKAAGFNPIRTVHVSFVPEEEIGGLDGAAKFAVSDEFKDLKVGFVLDEGQANPGDEIRVFYADRTPWNLIVKAKGMPGHGSRMFDNSAMENLMKSVELMARFREAQFDEVKAGNAANSEVISVNPVYFKSGIVSGDGYAMNMQPSEAEAGFDIRIPPTVDPELVRKRIAEEWAPEARNLTYKLIEKGPTRDYTGRPLMTQTDDSNPWWSIFKQAVAAAGGKLAKPEILASTTDARFMRQQGIPTLGFSPMTNTPILLHDHNEFLKDTIFLKGIKVYESIISALSSFEGGSR is encoded by the exons ATGTCTAATCCTCCCAACTCattcaccttcttcttcacGCTCACACTCCTCCTCATCGCCAACCGGGCCCACCCACCAGAACAACCCGAACCCGACACTCCCGTCACCCGCTTCCAGAACTACCTCCGGATCAGTACGGCACACCCGAGCCCGGACTACTACGCCGCCGTCTCTTACCTCAAAGCCCAGGCGGAGTCCATCGGCCTCCACTCCCGCACCCTCCACTTCGCCCCCGACAagcccctcctcctcctcacctGGCCGGGCTCCGACCCGACCCTCCCTTCCCTCCTCCTCAACTCCCACCTCGACTCCGTCCCCGCCGAGCCCTCCAAGTGGGCCCACCCGCCCTTCTCGGCCCACCGCACCCCCGAAGGCCACATCTTCGCCCGCGGCGCCCAGGACGACAAGTGCATCGCCATCCAGTACCTCGAGGCCATCCGCAACCTCAAAGCCGCAGGCTTCAACCCAATCCGCACCGTCCACGTGTCCTTCGTCCCCGAGGAGGAGATCGGCGGCCTCGACGGCGCCGCCAAGTTCGCCGTCTCCGACGAGTTCAAGGACCTGAAGGTCGGGTTTGTTTTGGACGAGGGTCAGGCCAACCCCGGCGACGAGATTCGGGTCTTTTACGCTGATCGGACGCCGTGGAACTTGATCGTCAAGGCGAAGGGGATGCCCGGCCATGGTTCTAGAATGTTCGACAATAGTGCCATGGAGAATCTGATGAAGAGCGTTGAGCTTATGGCGAGGTTCAGGGAGGCTCAGTTCGATGAGGTCAAGGCCGGGAATGCTGCTAATTCGGAGGTCATTTCGGTCAATCCGGTTTATTTCAAATCCGGGATTGTTTCCGGCGAT GGATATGCGATGAATATGCAACCTTCTGAGGCTGAAGCAGGTTTTGACATAAGAATTCCACCTACTGTAGACCCGGAGCTTGTCAGAAAGAGGATTGCTGAGGAATGGGCGCCGGAAGCTAGAAACTTGACTTACAAG CTAATTGAGAAAGGACCCACTAGAGATTACACGGGTCGCCCTTTAATGACCCAAACCGATGATTCCAATCCATGGTGGTCTATTTTCAAGCAAGCTGTCGCAGCAGCTGGAGGGAAACTTGCAAAGCCTGAAATCTTGGCTTCAACCACTGACGCACGGTTCATGAGACAGCAAGGCATTCCTACTCTCGGTTTCTCCCCAATGACAAACACTCCAATCTTACTGCACGACCATAATGAG TTCTTAAAAGATACCATATTCTTGAAAGGCATCAAAGTATATGAATCCATAATCAGTGCTTTGAGTTCCTTCGAGGGAGGATCACGTTAG
- the LOC112174767 gene encoding prolyl-tRNA synthetase associated domain-containing protein 1 isoform X2: MGLSKEHLLARLKELQIDFSQYDHPVVLTVEAQAKYVGHLGGGLSKNLFLKDKKSRFYIVSALADTKVDLKVLSVRLGLGKGGLRMAPEESLGEILQVPLGCVTPLSLVNESACNVSLLLDQKFKSQEFCFFHPLSNDMSISLTTNGLDKFLKSIKRDPSYVDLEANPSVGKDQPPDLASLVPSSSVVLADPPETAASSKDCTENTVSVGNKSTKMSTSKPSINAKKAQDKPANITDVGKMVDDLLDSTSLLVLKEITEENIKEHGEELGELLSKKIKNQLAAELHNTIMIFKNTAYTEGFHAGMHCHPKRS; this comes from the exons ATGGGTCTTTCCAAGGAACACTTGCTCGCCCGCTTAAAG GAGCTTCAGATTGATTTTTCCCAGTATGATCATCCTGTTGTTTTAACAGTTGAGGCTCAG GCAAAATATGTTGGACATCTGGGAGGTGGACTCAGTAAAAATTTGTTCTTGAAG GATAAGAAGAGTAGGTTCTATATTGTTTCCGCTTTGGCAGATACTAAAGTAGATCTGAAAG TTCTATCCGTAAGGCTTGGTTTGGGAAAAGGTGGCTTGAGAATGGCTCCTGAAGAATCACTGGGAGAAATACTTCAG GTCCCATTGGGTTGTGTTACTCCTTTATCACTGGTGAACGAATCTGCATG CAATGTCTCTCTGCTGTTGGATCAAAAATTTAAAAGTCAGGAGTTTTGCTTCTTCCACCCATTATCGAATGACATGTCAATCT CACTAACCACCAATGGTCTCGACAAGTTTCTTAAGTCAATTAAGAGAGACCCCTCATATGTTGACTTGGAG GCTAACCCATCGGTTGGGAAGGACCAACCTCCTGATCTTGCATCTCTTGTTCCATCTAGTTCCGTAGTATTGGCAGATCCCCCGGAAACAGCAGCTTCCTCAAAAGATTGCACAGAAAATACAGTTTCTGTGGGTAACAAGTCCACAAAAA TGAGCACTTCTAAGCCATCCATTAATGCTAAAAAAGCCCAGGATAAACCAGCCAACATAACAGATGTTGGAAAAATGGTTGATGACTTACTGGATTCAACATCTTTGCTAGTGCTGAAAGAG ATTACGGAGGAGAATATTAAGGAACATGGAGAAGAGCTTGGAGAATTGTTatcaaagaaaattaaaaatcaattagCTGCAGAATTGCACAACACAATT ATGATATTCAAAAACACTGCATACACAGAAGGATTCCACGCTGGGATGCACTGTCATCCAAAGCGTTCTTAG